The Eublepharis macularius isolate TG4126 chromosome 3, MPM_Emac_v1.0, whole genome shotgun sequence genome has a window encoding:
- the LOC129326364 gene encoding protein sel-1 homolog 3-like: protein MCQHQTWCSAVAVCTLVVNAPTFPSQALKFGLLSAQADDRLSGMQLGHKHHLGVDGLPVDHGLSYAYYANVAAQTLADRELSREGQAFVEHIRLIDEDALKLQTKENDDLFVWLRFQARRGMAEAQQAVSRMLFWGQQGISSKLKEAVKFYEKGAAWLKDPTLMYDYGVVLLKGFLPALTALGWYYQVFENDYRRAVEFWEKADEMGDPVAPSNLGAFYAYGQYPGKDRDEIVHPCFNYLNPLLCGL, encoded by the exons ATGTGTCAGCATCAGACCTGGTGCAGTGCCGTAGCCGTTTGCACCCTTGTCGTTAATGcccccacttttccctctcaggCCCTGAAATTTGGCCTTCTCTCCGCCCAGGCGGACGATCGTCTTTCCGGAATGCAGCTGGGCCACAAACACCACCTGGGGGTGGATGGACTTCCTGTGGACCACGGCCTCTCTTACGCCTACTACGCCAATGTTGCAGCTCAGACCTTAGCTGACCGGGAGCTGTCCAGGGAGGGGCAG GCCTTTGTGGAGCACATCCGGCTGATTGACGAGGATGCCCTCAAGCTGCAGACCAAAGAGAACGATGACCTCTTTGTGTGGCTGAGGTTCCAGGCTCGGAGAGGCATGGCCGAGGCTCAG CAAGCGGTGAGCAGGATGTTGTTCTGGGGGCAGCAAGGAATCTCCAGCAAGCTGAAGGAAGCGGTGAAGTTCTACGAGAAAGGAGCCGCTTGGCTCAAAGACCCCACCCTCATGTACGACTATGGAGTGGTGCTTCTGAAG GGTTTCCTCCCAGCTCTCACAGCCTTGGGATGGTATTATCAGGTCTTTGAGAATGACTACAGGAGGGCCgtggagttctgggagaaggccGACGAGATGGGGGACCCCGTGGCCCCCTCCAACCTCGGGGCCTTCTATGCCTACGGCCAGTACCCGGGGAAAGACAGAGATGAG ATCGTCCATCCCTGCTTCAACTACcttaaccctttgctgtgtggcttgtag